In the Opitutia bacterium genome, one interval contains:
- the coaD gene encoding pantetheine-phosphate adenylyltransferase, which produces MRLCIYPGTFDPFTNGHLDVLLRAAKLFDRVTVAVALSSTKEPLFTAEQRVALIKATVGRMPNIDVVAFDGLLVEFAHQQKAHAIIRGLRALSDFEFEFNMALMNRHLEPQVETIFVMPNESYSYTSSTLVKQIARLGGDITKFVPAPVAEALQEVFKHPTPRQARAGAKSGWHRRGNT; this is translated from the coding sequence ATGAGACTCTGCATCTACCCCGGCACTTTCGACCCCTTCACCAACGGACACCTCGACGTGCTGTTGCGCGCCGCCAAGCTGTTCGACCGCGTCACGGTCGCCGTTGCTCTCAGCTCCACCAAGGAGCCGCTCTTCACCGCCGAGCAGCGCGTCGCTTTGATCAAGGCCACCGTCGGTCGCATGCCGAACATCGACGTCGTCGCGTTCGACGGCCTCCTCGTTGAATTTGCCCATCAGCAGAAAGCTCACGCCATCATCCGCGGCCTGCGCGCGCTCTCGGACTTCGAATTCGAGTTCAACATGGCGTTGATGAACCGCCACCTCGAGCCGCAGGTGGAAACGATCTTCGTGATGCCGAACGAGAGTTACAGCTACACCAGCTCCACGCTCGTGAAGCAGATCGCGCGACTCGGCGGCGACATCACCAAGTTCGTCCCCGCGCCCGTCGCCGAGGCGTTGCAGGAGGTGTTCAAGCACCCCACCCCGCGCCAGGCGCGCGCCGGTGCGAAAAGCGGCTGGCATCGCCGGGGCAACACCTGA
- a CDS encoding PD40 domain-containing protein yields MNRLLLGLVSILALASTLHADSTAGYYRFPSIHGDTIVFTAEGDLWRASINGGAAQRLTSHPGFETSASISPDGQWVAFSGQYEGPVEVYVMPLSGGRPKRLTFEGEAALVRGWTPDGKVLYATRTYATIPDNQLVAIDPQTGARTFVPLAQADEGAYSPDGKTLVFTRYSFQGSHAKRYVGGTAQNLWRFDAGATDATQYHADFRGVSRWPMWLGERVYFASERDGTNNLWSMNPDGSDLRQHTRHNDFGVKNPQGDAAHIVYQNGADLWLYDLKTDQTRRLDLALTSDFDQTRETWVTKPTDFTTAFAISPDGDRMALVARGQVFVAPAGQGRLVEVARKSGVRYRSVSFTPDGKSLVVLSDESGEVEFWKLPANNRGPAEQLTTGGETLRMTGLLSPDGKWIAYTERDDDLMLFNVETKETKLVAHSKLQDFVSPDFDWSPDSKWLAYVMSAETGNQQIFLHSVDSGKSTPVTSDRVISASPAFAPDGKWLYFLSDRSFNSLVGAPWGPRQPEPFLDKPTKIYLLALSDEKRSPFQPSDELVAEEKKASEKKSDDEKPAKPATDDKKPVPSGDKAVAKTDEKNSDDADKKAATDKKPADEKRKKVEVTVVLEGLASRLWEVPVGPGNYSNLGVNDKAIFVTDSDAGASGPSANRLLAIEIKNKDVETTTVLSGVGGYRLSADGKKLLVRQSENFAIIDAAPRPAGDVAKSRVNLGALRFPYSPRESWRQMFTDAWRMHRDYFYARNMHGVDWKANLQKHLPLVDRVTDRAELDDVLNYLISELSALHTDARGGTLRPFEPQIAVASLGARWSRDEAAGGYRLDYIYQSDPEFLERRGPLLTPGLGIKTGDVIVEINGTPTLSVPDAASLLRNQAGRQVLLTLKPAGGGDPVQRIVTPVPANEAAGLRYTDWEYTRRLAVDQKSDGLIGYAHIRAMGTDNYYEFVRQYYAAANKGGLILDLRHNRGGNIDSWMVARLMRPAWMWWSNRDGLASPHLQSAFRGHLVVLVDAWTASDGETMANAIRHLKLGETIGVRTWGGGIWLTGSNFLVDRGLARAAEFGSFIPGEGWVIEGDGFTPDVIVDNNPARAFRGEDAQLDAAIKRLQELIAKNPKHLVPTPPPLPDKTLKTWTPPKS; encoded by the coding sequence ATGAACCGCCTCCTCCTCGGCCTCGTCTCAATCCTCGCGCTGGCCTCGACCCTCCACGCCGACAGCACCGCCGGTTACTACCGCTTCCCCTCGATCCACGGGGACACGATCGTGTTCACCGCCGAGGGCGATCTCTGGCGCGCCTCGATCAACGGCGGCGCGGCCCAGCGCCTCACCAGCCATCCCGGCTTCGAGACCAGCGCCTCGATCTCGCCCGACGGCCAGTGGGTCGCGTTCTCCGGACAATACGAGGGCCCCGTCGAAGTCTACGTGATGCCGCTCTCCGGCGGTCGTCCCAAACGCCTCACTTTCGAAGGCGAAGCCGCCCTCGTCCGCGGCTGGACGCCCGACGGAAAAGTCCTCTACGCCACCCGCACCTACGCGACGATCCCCGACAACCAACTCGTCGCGATCGACCCGCAAACCGGCGCCCGCACCTTCGTGCCGCTCGCGCAAGCCGACGAAGGCGCCTACTCGCCCGACGGCAAGACCCTCGTCTTCACGCGCTACTCGTTCCAAGGCTCGCACGCCAAGCGCTACGTCGGCGGCACCGCGCAGAACCTCTGGCGCTTCGACGCCGGCGCCACCGACGCCACTCAATACCACGCGGACTTCCGCGGCGTGAGCCGTTGGCCCATGTGGCTCGGCGAACGCGTCTACTTCGCCAGCGAACGCGACGGCACCAACAACCTCTGGTCGATGAATCCCGACGGCTCCGACCTGCGCCAGCACACGCGTCACAACGATTTCGGCGTGAAGAATCCCCAAGGCGACGCCGCGCACATCGTCTACCAGAACGGCGCCGATCTCTGGCTCTACGATCTCAAGACCGATCAGACGCGCCGCCTCGATCTCGCGCTCACCTCCGACTTCGACCAGACGCGCGAGACCTGGGTCACCAAACCGACCGACTTCACGACCGCCTTCGCGATCTCGCCCGACGGCGACCGCATGGCGCTCGTCGCCCGCGGCCAGGTCTTCGTGGCCCCGGCCGGTCAGGGCCGCCTCGTCGAAGTCGCCCGCAAGAGCGGCGTCCGTTACCGCAGCGTCAGTTTCACGCCCGACGGCAAATCGCTCGTCGTCCTCTCCGACGAATCCGGCGAAGTCGAATTCTGGAAACTCCCCGCCAACAACCGCGGCCCGGCCGAGCAACTCACCACCGGCGGCGAGACGCTCCGCATGACCGGCCTGCTGTCACCCGACGGCAAGTGGATCGCCTACACCGAACGCGACGACGACCTGATGCTCTTCAACGTCGAGACGAAGGAGACCAAGCTCGTTGCCCACTCGAAACTCCAGGACTTCGTCAGCCCCGACTTCGATTGGTCCCCCGACAGCAAGTGGCTCGCCTACGTGATGTCCGCCGAGACGGGCAACCAGCAGATCTTCCTCCACAGCGTCGACTCCGGCAAATCCACGCCCGTCACCAGCGACCGCGTGATCAGCGCCAGCCCCGCCTTCGCACCGGACGGCAAGTGGCTGTATTTCCTCTCCGACCGCTCCTTCAACTCGCTCGTCGGCGCCCCGTGGGGCCCGCGCCAGCCCGAGCCCTTCCTCGACAAACCGACGAAGATCTACCTCCTCGCGCTCTCCGATGAAAAGCGCTCGCCCTTCCAGCCGAGCGACGAACTCGTCGCCGAGGAGAAGAAGGCGTCCGAGAAAAAATCCGACGACGAAAAACCCGCCAAGCCCGCGACCGATGACAAGAAGCCGGTCCCGTCCGGCGACAAAGCCGTCGCGAAGACCGACGAGAAAAATTCCGACGACGCCGACAAGAAAGCCGCGACCGACAAGAAGCCCGCCGACGAAAAGAGAAAGAAGGTCGAAGTCACGGTCGTCCTCGAAGGCCTCGCCTCGCGCCTCTGGGAAGTGCCCGTCGGTCCCGGCAACTACTCCAACTTGGGCGTGAACGACAAAGCGATCTTCGTCACCGACAGCGACGCCGGCGCCAGCGGCCCGAGCGCGAACCGCCTGCTCGCCATCGAAATCAAGAACAAGGACGTCGAGACCACCACGGTGCTCAGCGGCGTGGGCGGCTATCGCCTCTCCGCCGACGGCAAGAAGCTGCTCGTGCGCCAGAGCGAGAACTTCGCCATCATCGACGCCGCCCCGCGCCCCGCCGGCGATGTCGCCAAATCCCGCGTCAACCTCGGCGCCCTGCGCTTCCCCTACTCGCCCCGCGAGAGCTGGCGCCAGATGTTCACCGACGCGTGGCGCATGCACCGCGACTATTTCTACGCGCGGAACATGCACGGCGTCGACTGGAAGGCCAACCTCCAGAAGCACCTTCCGCTCGTCGACCGCGTCACCGACCGCGCCGAACTCGACGACGTGCTGAACTACCTCATCAGCGAACTCTCCGCGCTGCACACCGACGCGCGCGGCGGCACGCTCCGGCCGTTCGAGCCGCAAATCGCCGTCGCGTCGCTCGGCGCCCGCTGGTCGCGCGACGAGGCCGCCGGCGGCTATCGCCTCGACTACATCTATCAAAGCGATCCCGAATTCCTCGAACGCCGCGGCCCGCTGCTCACGCCCGGCCTCGGCATCAAGACCGGCGACGTGATCGTCGAGATCAACGGCACGCCCACGCTCTCCGTTCCCGACGCCGCCTCGCTGCTCCGCAACCAAGCCGGCCGGCAGGTGCTCCTCACGCTCAAGCCCGCGGGCGGCGGCGATCCGGTGCAACGCATCGTCACCCCGGTCCCCGCCAACGAGGCCGCCGGCCTGCGTTACACCGATTGGGAATACACGCGCCGACTCGCCGTCGACCAGAAGTCGGACGGCCTGATCGGCTACGCGCACATTCGAGCGATGGGCACCGACAACTACTACGAGTTCGTCCGCCAATACTACGCCGCCGCCAACAAGGGCGGCCTGATCCTCGACCTCCGCCACAACCGCGGCGGCAACATCGACAGCTGGATGGTCGCCCGCCTCATGCGTCCGGCCTGGATGTGGTGGAGCAACCGCGACGGTCTCGCCTCACCGCACCTCCAAAGTGCTTTCCGCGGCCACCTCGTCGTGCTTGTCGACGCGTGGACCGCCTCCGACGGCGAGACGATGGCCAACGCCATCCGCCACCTGAAACTCGGCGAGACCATCGGCGTCCGCACCTGGGGCGGCGGCATCTGGCTCACCGGCTCGAACTTCCTCGTCGACCGCGGTCTCGCGCGCGCGGCGGAGTTCGGCAGTTTCATCCCCGGCGAAGGCTGGGTGATCGAGGGCGACGGCTTCACGCCTGACGTGATCGTCGACAACAATCCCGCCCGCGCCTTCCGCGGCGAAGACGCACAACTCGACGCCGCCATCAAGCGCTTGCAGGAGCTCATCGCGAAGAACCCCAAGCACCTCGTGCCCACGCCGCCGCCCCTGCCCGACAAAACGCTGAAGACCTGGACGCCGCCGAAGTCCTAG
- the pgsA gene encoding CDP-diacylglycerol--glycerol-3-phosphate 3-phosphatidyltransferase: protein MTLPNLLTISRVPLMFVVVGLMYADFAWCATIAFWLYIAAALTDWLDGLLARRANQVSAFGRFMDAVIDKVMVLGLMIALTNRGFFSFAGHDYTITAVMLLLCILAREFAVSGMRMAAAMRGIAIEADTSGKVKTFTQLNAIGWLLGARMFEHDWSDIFPPSDRIIITVIHNIGLGLFVLSAVLTITSGLSYFKRHGHVVMD, encoded by the coding sequence ATGACCCTCCCCAATCTGCTCACCATTTCGCGCGTGCCACTGATGTTCGTCGTGGTCGGATTGATGTATGCGGACTTCGCATGGTGCGCGACGATCGCGTTCTGGCTCTATATCGCCGCGGCGCTGACTGACTGGCTGGACGGCCTGCTGGCGCGGCGCGCGAATCAGGTGTCGGCTTTCGGGCGCTTCATGGACGCGGTGATCGACAAGGTCATGGTGCTCGGTCTGATGATCGCGCTGACGAACCGTGGGTTCTTCTCGTTCGCGGGCCACGACTATACGATCACGGCGGTGATGTTGCTGCTCTGCATCCTCGCGCGCGAATTCGCGGTCTCCGGCATGCGGATGGCGGCGGCGATGCGCGGGATCGCGATCGAGGCGGACACGAGCGGCAAGGTGAAGACCTTCACGCAGCTCAACGCGATCGGCTGGCTGCTCGGCGCGCGGATGTTCGAACACGATTGGAGCGATATCTTCCCGCCGAGCGACCGCATCATCATCACGGTCATCCACAACATCGGTCTGGGTCTTTTCGTGCTTTCGGCGGTGCTGACGATCACGTCGGGCCTCTCGTATTTCAAGCGCCACGGGCACGTGGTGATGGATTGA
- a CDS encoding phosphatidylglycerophosphatase A, with the protein MQLKEPRWPALLPGKWVQGLATLGPLGMRMPAPGTWGAAAGVFYALLFFRHVPWPTTIIVTLLASYVAVGLTGEAARRMGKSDPGEVILDEFVVMPLVFLGAARAFGGVWPEWVVLAVGFAWFRVFDILKPFGIARLQRWPGGWGIVADDFVAALAACAALHLSGWVWLRF; encoded by the coding sequence ATGCAACTGAAGGAGCCGCGCTGGCCGGCGTTGCTGCCGGGCAAATGGGTGCAAGGACTCGCGACGCTCGGGCCGCTGGGTATGCGGATGCCGGCGCCCGGAACGTGGGGCGCGGCGGCGGGCGTGTTCTACGCGCTGCTGTTTTTCCGGCACGTGCCTTGGCCGACGACGATTATCGTCACGCTGCTCGCGAGCTACGTCGCGGTGGGGCTGACCGGCGAGGCGGCGCGGCGCATGGGCAAGAGCGATCCCGGCGAAGTGATTCTCGATGAGTTCGTCGTGATGCCGCTGGTGTTCCTCGGCGCGGCGCGCGCATTCGGCGGTGTGTGGCCCGAATGGGTCGTGCTCGCGGTGGGCTTCGCGTGGTTCCGCGTGTTCGACATCCTGAAGCCGTTCGGCATCGCGCGCCTGCAGCGCTGGCCGGGCGGGTGGGGGATCGTTGCGGACGATTTCGTGGCGGCGCTCGCGGCGTGCGCGGCGCTGCACCTGAGCGGGTGGGTTTGGCTGCGGTTCTGA
- a CDS encoding peptidase S10, producing the protein MKSLKHLLSTLVLAAAAVAVTAQEEPKEKSAERKAAPAEAAAKPAPPEKDPAPSVTDGEVTIDSKVVRYKATAGYLVQRDEKGAPKANIFYVAYTKADVKDVAQRPVTFSFNGGPGAASVWLHLGGLGPKRAVMTDTGGAVSAPYRYEDNAFSWLDETDLVFMDPVSSGYSRAAKDQDPKQFHGFTGDLESLADFIQVWTTRNSRWLSPKFLVGESYGTTRVAALSERLQQKYDLYVNGVMLVSSILNFQTARFAPGNDDPYPLFLPTYTATAWFHGRLKADWAKTLDGARKRAEEFAAKDYTVALMQGDALPAAERERIAGELAALTGLSLDYVKKQNLRVSIGEFIRELRRDEGIVVGRLDSSITGILDDSGDGDGGPGGGRGGGFFDPSMEAIRGPYAAAMSDYARNVLKFETDLPYGVLVNVQPWSYKNVENTYLDVSVALKNAMVRNPAMKVWVANGFYDLATPYYATDWTFRHMNLPEPVRKNVSMTYYEAGHMMYTHVDSLKKLKADFSQWFQATLASQRNR; encoded by the coding sequence ATGAAGTCCCTGAAGCACCTCCTTTCCACGCTGGTGCTGGCGGCGGCCGCGGTGGCTGTCACAGCGCAGGAAGAACCCAAGGAAAAATCGGCGGAGCGCAAAGCGGCTCCGGCGGAAGCGGCCGCCAAACCGGCGCCGCCGGAGAAGGATCCTGCGCCCTCGGTGACGGACGGCGAGGTCACCATCGACAGCAAGGTCGTTCGCTACAAGGCCACGGCCGGCTATCTCGTGCAGCGCGATGAAAAAGGCGCGCCCAAGGCCAACATCTTCTATGTCGCCTACACGAAGGCCGACGTGAAGGACGTCGCGCAACGGCCGGTCACATTTTCGTTCAACGGCGGACCGGGCGCCGCCTCGGTGTGGCTGCATCTCGGCGGACTCGGTCCGAAACGCGCGGTGATGACCGACACGGGTGGCGCGGTGTCCGCGCCGTATCGTTACGAGGACAACGCGTTCTCCTGGCTCGACGAGACCGACCTCGTGTTCATGGACCCGGTTTCGAGCGGCTACAGTCGCGCGGCCAAGGATCAGGACCCGAAACAGTTTCATGGTTTCACCGGCGACCTCGAGTCGCTCGCGGACTTCATCCAGGTGTGGACGACCCGCAACTCACGCTGGCTCTCGCCGAAATTTCTCGTCGGCGAAAGCTATGGCACGACGCGTGTCGCGGCGCTCTCCGAGCGGTTGCAGCAGAAATACGATCTCTACGTCAACGGCGTGATGCTCGTGTCCTCGATTCTCAATTTCCAGACGGCGCGCTTCGCGCCCGGCAACGACGACCCGTATCCGCTGTTCCTCCCGACCTATACCGCGACCGCGTGGTTTCACGGGCGCCTCAAGGCCGATTGGGCCAAAACGCTCGACGGCGCGCGGAAGCGCGCGGAGGAATTTGCGGCGAAGGACTACACGGTTGCGCTGATGCAGGGCGACGCGCTGCCTGCCGCCGAACGCGAGCGCATCGCGGGCGAACTCGCCGCGCTCACCGGCCTCTCGCTCGATTACGTCAAGAAGCAGAATCTCCGCGTGAGCATCGGCGAATTCATCCGCGAACTCCGTCGCGACGAAGGCATCGTGGTCGGCCGGCTCGACAGCAGCATCACCGGCATCCTCGACGACAGCGGCGACGGTGACGGCGGCCCGGGCGGCGGGCGCGGCGGCGGTTTCTTCGATCCGAGCATGGAGGCGATTCGCGGCCCCTACGCGGCGGCGATGAGCGACTACGCGCGCAACGTGCTGAAGTTCGAAACCGATTTGCCCTACGGCGTCCTCGTGAATGTGCAGCCCTGGAGCTACAAAAACGTCGAGAACACCTACCTCGACGTCAGCGTCGCGTTGAAGAACGCGATGGTGCGCAACCCCGCGATGAAGGTTTGGGTCGCGAACGGCTTCTACGATCTCGCCACGCCCTACTACGCGACGGACTGGACGTTTCGCCACATGAACCTGCCGGAGCCGGTGCGCAAAAACGTCAGCATGACCTACTACGAGGCAGGCCACATGATGTATACGCACGTGGACTCGCTGAAGAAGTTGAAGGCGGACTTCAGCCAGTGGTTTCAGGCCACGCTCGCGAGCCAGCGAAACCGCTGA